A DNA window from Hevea brasiliensis isolate MT/VB/25A 57/8 chromosome 2, ASM3005281v1, whole genome shotgun sequence contains the following coding sequences:
- the LOC110659662 gene encoding NADH dehydrogenase [ubiquinone] flavoprotein 2, mitochondrial, whose amino-acid sequence MLARLAAVRLREIRQVLRQVPQTSRSFSTALNYHIDTPDNNPNLPWEFTDVNKEKVKEILSHYPSNYKQSAVIPLLDLAQQQYGGWLPVSAMDAVAKVIEVAPIRVYEVATFYSMFNRSPVGKYHLLVCGTTPCMIRGSREIEDALLKHLGVKRNEVTKDGLFSVGEMECMGCCVNAPMITVADYSNGSEGYTYNYYEDVTPKRVVEIVEMLRRGEKLPPGTQNPKRIKCGPEGGNTTLHGEPKPPPCRDLDAC is encoded by the exons ATGCTAGCTCGTCTCGCTGCCGTGCGTCTCCGCGAGATCCGTCAAGTTCTCCGTCAAGTTCCCCAG ACATCTCGATCGTTCTCCACCGCCCTAAACTAC CACATTGACACTCCGGATAATAATCCGAATCTTCCATGGGAGTTCACTGATGTAAACAAGGAGAAG GTTAAAGAAATACTATCTCACTATCCATCCAACTACAAGCAATCAGCAGTTATTCCACTGCTAGATCTTGCACAGCAGCAGTATGGGGGTTGGCTTCCTGTTTCAGCAATGGATGCA GTAGCTAAGGTTATTGAAGTTGCTCCTATCCGTGTCTATGAAGTTGCAACATTTTATTCAATGTTCAACCGGTCACCG GTGGGCAAGTACCACCTACTTGTTTGTGGCACAACACCTTGTATGATACGTGGGTCACGAGAAATTGAAGATGCATTACTGAAGCACTTAGGAGTGAAGCGCAATG AAGTAACAAAGGATGGTCTTTTCTCTGTTGGGGAAATGGAATGTATG GGATGTTGTGTAAATGCTCCCATGATTACTGTTGCTGATTACTCCAATGGTTCTGAAGGATATACTTACAATTATTAT GAAGATGTCACTCCAAAACGAGTTGTTGAGATAGTTGAGATGCTAAGAAGGGGAGAGAAGCTACCG CCTGGCACACAAAATCCAAAGCGGATTAAGTGTGGCCCAGAAGGAGGCAACACTACTCTGCACGGCGAGCCAAAACCTCCTCCATGCCGGGATCTTGATGCCTGCTAA
- the LOC110659657 gene encoding auxin-induced protein AUX28 isoform X2 has product MEAVDKTKMGFEETELRLGLPGNNGGASEAEVARKRGFSETMDLKLNLSSKDPGIDPNDNTNNLHRLQNLLAADPAKPPAKAQVVGWPPVRSFRKNMLSVQKSSTEDCEQKLGSNGNATFIKVSMDGAPYLRKVDLKMYKSYQELSVALGKMFSSFSTIGNCGSQGMREFPNESKLIDLLNGTDYVPTYEDKDGDWMLVGDVPWEMFVQSCKRLRIMKGTEATGLAPRAMEKRKNRS; this is encoded by the exons ATGGAAGCAGTAGACAAGACAAAAATGGGGTTCGAGGAGACTGAGCTGAGGTTAGGGTTACCAGGAAATAATGGTGGAGCGAGCgaagcagaggtggcaagaaagaGAGGCTTCTCTGAGACAATGGATTTGAAGCTTAATCTTTCTTCCAAGGACCCTGGGATCGATCCAAACGACAACACCAACAATTTACATAGACTCCAGAATCTTCTTGCTGCTGATCCAGCAAAGCCCCCAGCTAA GGCACAAGTAGTGGGTTGGCCTCCAGTGCGATCCTTCCGAAAGAACATGTTATCTGTGCAAAAGAGCAGCACCGAGGACTGTGAGCAGAAGCTAGGCAGCAATGGCAATGCAACCTTCATCAAGGTTAGCATGGATGGGGCACCTTACCTCCGAAAAGTAGACTTAAAGATGTACAAGAGCTACCAGGAGCTCTCTGTTGCCCTAGGAAAGATGTTCAGTTCTTTCAGCACAATag GAAATTGTGGATCCCAAGGAATGAGAGAATTCCCGAATGAGAGCAAGCTCATTGATCTTCTTAATGGCACTGACTATGTCCCAACTTATGAAGATAAGGACGGTGACTGGATGCTAGTGGGTGATGTCCCATGGGA GATGTTTGTTCAATCATGCAAACGGCTGCGTATAATGAAAGGAACGGAGGCAACTGGACTTG CACCAAGAGCCATGGAGAAACGCAAGAACAGAAGCTAA
- the LOC110659659 gene encoding olee1-like protein, which produces MAMYSTNSIILLAFVICLLSHRHLTHGLVQDHFNVEGQVYCDTCRVQFITKATYYIKGAKVRLECKNKETNAIAFSAEAETDHSGKYQIEVQGEHEDCRVIPISSPDSECNEISKDPFLKKSDKIALTHQNGISSNTRTANPIGFLKKVILPQCSKIVRQIKFTATGLVP; this is translated from the exons ATGGCCATGTACTCTACAAATAGTATTATCTTGCTAGCATTTGTTATTTGCTTGTTGTCTCACCGTCACTTGACCCATGGCCTTGTTCAAGATCATTTCAATGTGGAGGGTCAGGTTTATTGTGACACATGTCGTGTTCAATTCATAACCAAGGCTACATACTACATTAAAG GTGCGAAGGTGCGATTAGAGTGTAAGAACAAAGAAACCAATGCGATAGCGTTTAGTGCAGAAGCAGAAACAGACCACAGTGGAAAATATCAAATAGAGGTTCAGGGAGAGCATGAGGATTGCCGGGTGATACCAATATCATCACCAGATTCAGAGTGCAATGAGATAAGCAAAGACCCTTTTTTGAAGAAATCTGATAAAATTGCACTCACCCACCAAAATGGCATTAGTAGCAATACTCGCACTGCCAATCCTATTGGGTTTTTGAAGAAAGTTATTCTTCCTCAGTGTTCTAAGATCGTCAGACAAATAAAATTCACtgccactggccttgtgccttga
- the LOC110659660 gene encoding auxin-induced protein 22D: MAYEGDLNLKATELRLGLPGSDEPKKQASAPSIRSNKRASPEIAEESRTRSNSSASIAENGDRGIDEPPAKAQVVGWPPIRSYRKNCFQTKQNDAEGEGACMYVKVRVDGAPYLRKIDLKVYKSYPELLKALENMFKLTIGEYSEREGYNGSNYSPTYEDKEGDWMLVGDVPWEMFICSCKRLRIMKGSETKGLSCL, from the exons ATGGCATACGAAGGCGATCTCAATCTGAAGGCAACAGAGCTAAGGTTAGGGTTGCCAGGAAGCGATGAACCTAAGAAACAAGCCAGTGCTCCTAGTATAAGGAGCAACAAGAGAGCCTCACCAGAAATAGCAGAGGAGTCTAGGACCAGAAGCAATTCTAGTGCATCGATTGCTGAAAACGGTGACAGGGGTATTGATGAACCGCCTGCCAA GGCACAAGTAGTGGGATGGCCACCGATCAGATCTTACAGGAAAAATTGCTTTCAAACGAAGCAAAATGATGCTGAGGGTGAGGGTGCCTGTATGTACGTAAAGGTAAGAGTGGATGGAGCTCCTTATCTGAGAAAGATTGATCTTAAGGTGTACAAGAGCTACCCGGAGCTCCTCAAGGCCTTGGAGAACATGTTCAAGCTAACTATTG GTGAGTACTCGGAGAGAGAAGGGTACAATGGATCTAACTATTCTCCTACTTATGAAGACAAAGAAGGTGACTGGATGCTTGTTGGAGATGTTCCATGGGA AATGTTTATTTGTTCATGCAAGAGGCTGAGAATTATGAAAGGATCAGAAACTAAAGGATTGAGCTGTTTATAG
- the LOC110659657 gene encoding auxin-induced protein AUX28 isoform X1, which translates to MEAVDKTKMGFEETELRLGLPGNNGGASEAEVARKRGFSETMDLKLNLSSKDPGIDPNDNTNNLHRLQNLLAADPAKPPAKAQVVGWPPVRSFRKNMLSVQKSSTEDCEQKLGSNGNATFIKVSMDGAPYLRKVDLKMYKSYQELSVALGKMFSSFSTIGNCGSQGMREFPNESKLIDLLNGTDYVPTYEDKDGDWMLVGDVPWEMFVQSCKRLRIMKGTEATGLVGISAPRAMEKRKNRS; encoded by the exons ATGGAAGCAGTAGACAAGACAAAAATGGGGTTCGAGGAGACTGAGCTGAGGTTAGGGTTACCAGGAAATAATGGTGGAGCGAGCgaagcagaggtggcaagaaagaGAGGCTTCTCTGAGACAATGGATTTGAAGCTTAATCTTTCTTCCAAGGACCCTGGGATCGATCCAAACGACAACACCAACAATTTACATAGACTCCAGAATCTTCTTGCTGCTGATCCAGCAAAGCCCCCAGCTAA GGCACAAGTAGTGGGTTGGCCTCCAGTGCGATCCTTCCGAAAGAACATGTTATCTGTGCAAAAGAGCAGCACCGAGGACTGTGAGCAGAAGCTAGGCAGCAATGGCAATGCAACCTTCATCAAGGTTAGCATGGATGGGGCACCTTACCTCCGAAAAGTAGACTTAAAGATGTACAAGAGCTACCAGGAGCTCTCTGTTGCCCTAGGAAAGATGTTCAGTTCTTTCAGCACAATag GAAATTGTGGATCCCAAGGAATGAGAGAATTCCCGAATGAGAGCAAGCTCATTGATCTTCTTAATGGCACTGACTATGTCCCAACTTATGAAGATAAGGACGGTGACTGGATGCTAGTGGGTGATGTCCCATGGGA GATGTTTGTTCAATCATGCAAACGGCTGCGTATAATGAAAGGAACGGAGGCAACTGGACTTG ttgGAATCTCAGCACCAAGAGCCATGGAGAAACGCAAGAACAGAAGCTAA
- the LOC110659661 gene encoding protein OSB2, chloroplastic → MMALEQALLSSSGCSNTFLRVPGNPLANSQNPALSPTHLSFYPRTDIERFRFNRSLKCSVHFRDNNFNQVVEYAKPAEVPWNKELCNTVHFIGIVGTPVEIKHLPSGKVLAWTRLAVKKTATETTWISLTFWDELAQVTSQHVEKGHQIYVSGRLVSDVVENDDGKQQTYYKVVVQQLNFIERSSGSPALYDRDSDSMVASRKFGNNATNSTVSTEELWQAFFANPLEWWDNRKNKRNPKYPDFKHKDTGEALWVEGRYNPAWVKSQLAILDERMGALHDQDSKMDVHAIAGDDFMPF, encoded by the exons ATGATGGCGTTGGAGCAAGCTCTGTTATCATCCTCCGGTTGCAGTAACACCTTCCTCCGTGTTCCAGGGAACCCTCTCGCAAACTCCCAAAACCCTGCTTTATCCCCAACCCACTTGTCCTTCTATCCCCGGACAGATATTGAACGATTTCGCTTTAATCGCAGCTTGAAATGTTCGGTTCATTTCAGAGACAACAACTTCAATCAGGTGGTAGAGTATGCTAAACCGGCGGAGGTTCCATGGAATAAGGAGCTCTGTAACACAGTGCATTTCATTGGCATTGTTGGGACCCCTGTTGAAATCAAGCACCTCCCTTCTGGCAAGGTCCTTGCGTGGACAAGACTCGCCGTCAAGAAAACCGCCACGGAGACAACATG GATCAGTTTGACGTTCTGGGATGAGCTGGCACAAGTTACTTCTCAGCATGTTGAAAAAGGCCACCAAATATATGTTTCTGGTCGATTGGTTTCAGATGTAGTTGAAAATGATGATGGGAAGCAGCAGACCTACTACAAA GTAGTGGTCCagcaattaaattttattgaaagGAGCTCTGGGTCACCAGCATTATATGATCGTGATTCTGATAGCATGGTAGCAA GTCGAAAGTTTGGCAATAATGCTACAAACAGCACAGTTTCCACAGAAGAACTATGGCAAGCCTTTTTCGCTAATCCTTTGGAGTGGTGGGATAATAGAAAGAACAAG AGGAACCCAAAATATCCTGATTTCAAGCATAAAGATACAGGAGAGGCTTTATGGGTTGAAGGTAGATATAATCCAGCCTGGGTGAAGTCCCAGTTAGCAATATTGGATGAAAGAATGGGAGCCCTTCACGATCAGGATTCCAAGATGGATGTACATGCAATTGCTGGTGATGATTTCATGCCTTTTTAA